From the genome of Yersinia enterocolitica, one region includes:
- a CDS encoding conjugal transfer protein: protein MAIFHLEFKIVKRSEGMSSCRKAAYHARCRITDDRTGNTYDFSHRSDLFHHQILAPVSAPSYITESSTALWNEVERVERQKDGQTARYFDVAIPCELNNGDKIKLVLEYCQNNFVDKGMIADIAFHDLDSNNPHAHVMLTLKPITAEGFGKKDRGWNEKKNVILWREAWSTLTNGYLEAAGTEERIDHRSIDAQHNEALENAAITLDVEDKALWLAKATLTSRPPMQRIHRAKWNNKSVQENRAAEQAVRDEMKQEAQVTYRTFKDLDQQIIVDLRSFTVSELPEPVEIVLPETGSQSSSEDQQPVLVAPVPHARTKLRNPSSAKTRVGKRAPVKSKKKKIEPRQDGIFKRFTLLVVDFFKEKFIWAKKKPVAPDVEHDKRIAENYVFDEVLGIYVPRVEFEKRARFNSDDYLPTKEEINRFPSRYKQEKQDIDNRMKLTPSMQSKQTGKSNVSRLRPPGYRDI, encoded by the coding sequence ATGGCTATTTTTCATCTGGAGTTTAAAATTGTGAAACGCTCAGAGGGCATGTCTTCCTGCAGAAAGGCAGCTTACCATGCGCGTTGCAGAATAACAGATGATCGCACTGGCAATACCTATGATTTCAGCCACCGTTCTGATTTATTCCATCATCAGATATTAGCGCCTGTTTCAGCCCCCTCTTATATTACTGAAAGCTCAACAGCCCTATGGAATGAAGTTGAAAGAGTCGAGCGCCAGAAAGATGGTCAGACAGCCCGTTATTTTGATGTTGCTATTCCCTGTGAGCTAAACAACGGGGACAAAATAAAACTGGTGTTGGAATACTGCCAAAATAATTTTGTCGATAAGGGAATGATTGCCGATATCGCTTTCCACGATCTGGACAGTAATAATCCCCATGCACATGTGATGTTGACGTTAAAGCCAATTACGGCTGAAGGCTTTGGCAAAAAGGATAGAGGTTGGAATGAGAAGAAAAACGTGATCCTATGGCGCGAAGCGTGGTCTACCCTCACCAATGGTTATCTTGAAGCCGCTGGCACTGAAGAACGTATTGATCACCGTTCTATTGATGCTCAACACAATGAAGCCTTGGAAAATGCCGCTATTACCTTGGATGTTGAAGACAAGGCGTTATGGCTTGCCAAGGCAACGTTAACCAGTCGTCCCCCGATGCAGCGTATTCACCGTGCTAAGTGGAACAACAAGAGTGTTCAGGAAAACCGTGCTGCTGAACAGGCTGTTCGTGATGAGATGAAACAGGAAGCTCAGGTTACCTACCGAACCTTTAAAGATCTGGACCAACAGATCATTGTTGACCTCAGAAGCTTCACCGTGTCCGAGTTGCCTGAGCCTGTTGAAATCGTATTGCCTGAAACGGGTTCGCAGTCATCATCAGAAGACCAACAGCCAGTTCTGGTTGCCCCAGTACCTCATGCCCGCACTAAATTGAGAAACCCATCCTCAGCAAAAACCAGAGTTGGTAAACGCGCTCCTGTTAAGTCCAAGAAGAAAAAAATTGAACCTCGTCAGGATGGTATCTTCAAGCGTTTTACTCTGTTGGTCGTGGATTTCTTCAAGGAGAAATTTATTTGGGCCAAGAAGAAGCCTGTTGCTCCTGATGTTGAGCACGATAAGCGCATTGCTGAAAACTATGTCTTTGATGAGGTGCTGGGTATCTATGTTCCCCGTGTTGAGTTTGAGAAACGAGCAAGGTTTAACAGTGATGACTATCTACCGACGAAGGAGGAAATCAATCGTTTTCCAAGTCGCTACAAGCAGGAAAAACAAGATATTGATAACCGCATGAAACTCACACCATCCATGCAATCAAAGCAAACCGGAAAGAGCAATGTTTCAAGACTACGACCTCCGGGTTATAGGGATATATAA
- a CDS encoding conjugal transfer protein TraD: MTEKTIKQQIAAAQERLYFLEAKKKQQTKKENTRQKIIFGAEVAKVLGCDIGYVDKELVYGILLNISNLRESDIEKLKQQGKIYINTFINK, translated from the coding sequence ATGACAGAAAAGACAATTAAACAACAAATTGCCGCAGCACAAGAACGATTATATTTCTTGGAAGCAAAAAAGAAACAACAAACAAAAAAAGAAAATACGCGTCAGAAAATAATTTTTGGTGCAGAGGTTGCCAAAGTCTTGGGATGTGATATTGGTTATGTAGATAAAGAGTTAGTGTATGGTATTTTACTTAACATATCTAATCTTCGTGAGAGTGATATCGAAAAACTCAAACAGCAAGGAAAAATCTACATTAATACCTTTATCAATAAATAA
- a CDS encoding shufflon system plasmid conjugative transfer pilus tip adhesin PilV: MIKQYKKGFSLLELVLVLGVGTAMAFIKFQNMKNEQEVAIANTVGAQIKQVGEAVNRYISIRYDKLSTLTSSTSQSNDPGPRVCSSNGCEITYQTLINEGLLPVSYTGINANKSSYKILLKRSGIAPNYVINGLVMTTAIWNEGGKVRYDLLGKAMQSAGIDSGMTRSPTVASGYGGQWNEKSSDYSNITTEGLLAYRVGYDSSMYSVYLRRDGTLPMTGDLNMGSKSINNAKDITAAGTVMAEILKSTGSTNVGDALTVIGNSTLTGPVEVRSTLSVSGASTYGGVVQVNNVINATGNINTTSDINSKRVYSGYIQSTGRITSDEYVQINGIAVSGAACSPNGLIGRSSAGDMLSCQSGVWGSGGKVEVIYGSNPVCSANKIPVARYWTQPGGSNYGNYCTLQTGWAGVTTPSCESCVNWEKCHMVYSASWSATACS, translated from the coding sequence ATGATTAAACAATATAAAAAAGGATTTTCCTTATTAGAGTTGGTATTGGTTTTAGGAGTTGGTACTGCAATGGCTTTTATTAAATTTCAGAATATGAAAAATGAGCAAGAAGTTGCTATCGCTAATACGGTAGGAGCGCAGATAAAGCAAGTCGGTGAAGCGGTTAACCGCTATATCAGTATTCGCTATGACAAGCTTTCAACCCTGACAAGCAGCACCAGTCAATCCAATGATCCGGGGCCAAGAGTTTGTTCATCCAATGGTTGTGAAATCACTTATCAGACATTAATTAATGAAGGACTATTGCCTGTCAGTTATACCGGGATAAATGCAAATAAATCTTCATATAAGATTTTATTGAAACGTTCAGGTATTGCCCCAAACTATGTGATTAACGGCCTTGTGATGACAACGGCAATATGGAATGAAGGAGGAAAAGTTCGATATGATCTCCTTGGTAAAGCGATGCAATCGGCAGGAATAGACAGCGGAATGACCCGATCCCCCACTGTAGCTTCTGGCTATGGTGGTCAATGGAATGAAAAATCATCTGATTACAGCAATATTACTACAGAAGGTTTATTGGCCTATCGTGTGGGTTATGATTCATCAATGTATTCGGTTTATTTGCGCCGTGATGGCACATTGCCAATGACGGGAGATCTGAATATGGGCAGCAAAAGTATTAATAACGCCAAAGATATTACCGCTGCAGGCACTGTGATGGCTGAGATATTAAAATCGACAGGGTCAACCAATGTTGGCGATGCCTTAACTGTTATAGGGAATTCGACTTTGACTGGCCCTGTAGAAGTAAGATCTACCTTATCGGTCAGTGGTGCTTCAACCTACGGCGGTGTGGTTCAGGTTAATAATGTTATTAACGCAACCGGTAATATCAATACGACTTCGGATATTAACAGTAAGCGTGTTTATTCTGGTTATATTCAATCGACAGGGCGTATTACATCAGATGAGTATGTGCAGATAAATGGGATTGCTGTATCTGGTGCTGCTTGCTCACCCAATGGACTTATTGGCCGCTCAAGTGCAGGGGATATGCTGTCTTGTCAATCCGGTGTTTGGGGGTCAGGTGGAAAGGTCGAAGTTATTTACGGGAGTAATCCTGTATGTTCAGCGAATAAAATCCCTGTAGCACGCTACTGGACGCAACCGGGAGGTTCTAACTATGGCAATTATTGCACCTTACAAACTGGCTGGGCTGGAGTCACGACACCTTCCTGCGAATCGTGCGTAAATTGGGAAAAATGTCATATGGTTTATTCTGCATCATGGTCAGCAACAGCGTGTAGTTAG
- a CDS encoding KTSC domain-containing protein, whose protein sequence is MNRQPVVSSNIRSVGYDANDSTLEIEFNNGAIYQYFDIPQNIYSDLIHSDSVGGYLARHIKGHFRFSRV, encoded by the coding sequence ATGAATAGACAACCGGTAGTGTCAAGTAATATCCGTAGCGTTGGTTATGACGCTAATGATTCAACCTTAGAGATTGAGTTTAATAACGGTGCTATATATCAATACTTTGATATCCCTCAAAATATTTACTCGGATCTAATACATTCAGATTCTGTTGGTGGGTATCTTGCCAGACATATCAAAGGACACTTTAGATTTTCTCGCGTATAG
- a CDS encoding DUF853 domain-containing protein, with translation MSDKESYLGKVQDVNGTTVSVSLSKDSLSGFIYIDGQGYRAGQIGSFVRIPIGFNNLFGIISKVGASASPLDTDENTQVDNRWLRIQLIGEAQRNGSFQRGLSQYPTIGDNVHLVSEKELKQIYGQPDEGYFVKIGHISNADSIPALIDINKLITRHSAVVGTTGSGKSTTVASLISALSESEKYPSARIIMLDLHGEYGRCLKDRANIYKVNADPIVGEKELYIPYWALNFDELSEVCFGGIDSEKERNILLEKIQKVKSESLKRKPRNGSNQDTLSADSPIPFNLHCLWHQLYTETFGTYIKTQGKQPLETLAYETLIDGSELKGNALSGVPPIFKNVSNEAGATKINYLPTPLTLGKQLQALGSKLRVPRYDFIFKPGQWTPSIDGDIQKDLDELLKGWIGDKPVTILDLSGVPSDILKTIIGAVLRILYEALFWARNLSQGGRHRPLLIVMEEAHNYLNSQNDSMASRMVKRIVKEGRKYGIGTMVVTQRPSEIDSTILSQCGTFFALRLNNASDRSHITSAMSDNLDGLTSMLPILRTGECIVLGEAVKLPMRTSVIPPPKDRRPDSQDPIVYDILPQDDSMNPGGWNIYPEKEPNYAEVIEAWRSQSPRISKVKL, from the coding sequence ATGTCTGATAAAGAATCTTATTTAGGTAAAGTTCAAGATGTAAATGGAACAACTGTAAGCGTATCATTATCAAAAGACTCACTGAGTGGTTTCATATATATAGATGGTCAAGGATATAGAGCCGGACAAATAGGTAGTTTTGTCAGAATACCAATCGGGTTCAATAATTTATTTGGAATAATCAGTAAGGTCGGAGCAAGCGCATCTCCATTAGATACTGATGAAAATACACAAGTAGATAATAGATGGCTTAGAATACAACTTATTGGTGAAGCACAAAGAAATGGTTCATTTCAGAGAGGACTATCACAATATCCAACTATCGGTGATAACGTTCATCTTGTATCAGAAAAAGAATTAAAACAAATTTATGGACAACCCGATGAAGGATATTTCGTCAAGATTGGCCACATATCAAATGCAGATTCAATACCCGCGCTCATTGATATTAATAAACTCATAACCAGACATTCTGCAGTAGTTGGCACTACAGGCTCAGGAAAATCTACTACCGTTGCCAGTTTAATTTCCGCATTATCTGAAAGTGAAAAATATCCGTCTGCTAGAATAATTATGCTTGATCTACACGGCGAATATGGTCGATGCTTAAAAGATAGGGCTAATATCTATAAAGTCAATGCAGACCCAATCGTAGGAGAAAAAGAGCTTTATATACCTTATTGGGCACTGAATTTCGATGAACTTTCAGAAGTCTGCTTTGGGGGGATTGACTCGGAAAAAGAAAGAAATATATTACTAGAAAAAATACAAAAAGTAAAAAGCGAATCACTTAAAAGGAAGCCACGAAATGGCTCAAACCAAGATACCCTAAGTGCTGACTCACCGATTCCTTTCAATCTACATTGTTTATGGCATCAGTTATATACTGAAACCTTTGGAACATACATTAAAACACAAGGGAAACAACCTCTTGAAACCTTAGCTTATGAAACATTGATCGATGGTTCAGAGCTAAAGGGTAATGCGTTATCTGGAGTTCCCCCTATATTTAAGAATGTATCAAACGAAGCTGGCGCGACTAAAATAAATTACTTACCAACGCCACTTACGTTAGGTAAGCAGTTACAAGCCTTAGGTTCAAAGCTCAGAGTCCCTCGGTATGATTTTATTTTTAAACCGGGTCAGTGGACTCCATCAATAGATGGAGATATACAAAAAGATTTGGATGAATTACTAAAGGGATGGATTGGTGATAAACCAGTAACCATTCTCGATTTGTCTGGCGTTCCTTCTGATATATTAAAAACCATCATAGGTGCTGTTTTACGAATATTATATGAAGCACTTTTTTGGGCAAGAAATCTATCTCAGGGTGGTAGACACCGACCTTTACTAATAGTTATGGAGGAAGCTCATAACTATTTAAATAGTCAAAATGATAGTATGGCATCACGAATGGTGAAAAGAATTGTCAAAGAAGGAAGAAAGTATGGAATAGGGACAATGGTTGTAACTCAACGCCCTTCAGAAATTGATTCAACAATACTTTCACAATGTGGAACTTTCTTTGCCCTACGTCTTAATAACGCTTCAGATCGCAGTCATATAACCTCAGCCATGTCAGATAATCTTGATGGATTAACCAGCATGCTCCCAATTCTCAGAACGGGAGAATGCATTGTGTTAGGAGAAGCAGTCAAATTACCAATGAGGACATCAGTAATCCCTCCCCCCAAAGATCGACGACCCGATAGTCAAGATCCTATTGTATATGATATTCTACCGCAAGACGATTCAATGAATCCCGGTGGTTGGAATATATATCCGGAAAAAGAACCAAACTATGCTGAAGTTATCGAAGCATGGAGATCTCAAAGTCCAAGAATAAGTAAAGTAAAACTATAG
- a CDS encoding SIR2 family protein, producing the protein MNTTHDPIRHIKYLRQSLSQDNEAIGFFLSAGCPLSVDMPEDEWPLIPDVVNLTKHIHKELIDNQQYTKLITELVKAEKDKDNIEDILSFLRGLVSVSKGGEVRGLSEEHLAGLEKLICEKIAVKIDVILPNEETPYHKLAKWIRSIDRKIAVEIFTTNYDLLMEQSLEEMEIPYFDGFVGANNPFFDLRALEDNLIPKHWSRLWKIHGSINWCQKNIGNQKRVYRTHPNHKESSHLIYPSHLKYEESRKMPYLALLDQLNRFIRKKSSFLVLSGYSFNDGHLNDVIVSALKSNPTAMVLGLMYGDFNINGKEKYPEAYRLAKNQHNLNVWTNDAAIIGTNYGKWFYNENNDDDKEIFSFIKRISSEEHNQCNSNVSFGDFKDFTTFLQRIIGSIKD; encoded by the coding sequence ATGAATACTACACACGATCCTATCCGTCATATAAAATACTTAAGGCAGTCCCTATCTCAAGATAATGAAGCTATAGGTTTCTTCCTTTCCGCAGGGTGTCCACTGTCAGTCGATATGCCTGAAGATGAATGGCCATTAATACCTGATGTAGTTAATCTTACAAAACACATCCACAAAGAATTGATTGATAATCAACAATATACAAAACTCATAACGGAATTAGTTAAAGCTGAAAAAGATAAAGATAATATCGAAGATATTCTTAGTTTTTTGCGGGGGCTTGTTTCTGTTTCTAAAGGAGGAGAAGTTAGAGGGTTAAGTGAAGAACATCTTGCAGGCCTAGAGAAATTGATATGTGAAAAGATAGCAGTAAAAATAGATGTTATTCTGCCAAATGAAGAAACTCCATATCACAAACTGGCTAAATGGATACGTTCTATTGATAGAAAAATCGCGGTGGAAATTTTCACAACGAACTATGACCTTTTGATGGAACAATCGCTTGAGGAAATGGAAATACCATATTTCGACGGCTTTGTTGGTGCCAACAATCCATTCTTTGACCTAAGAGCATTAGAAGATAATTTAATACCAAAACACTGGTCAAGACTTTGGAAAATTCATGGTTCAATAAACTGGTGCCAAAAGAATATAGGTAATCAAAAGAGAGTTTATAGAACTCATCCGAATCATAAAGAATCATCCCATTTAATATACCCTTCACACCTTAAATATGAAGAAAGTAGAAAAATGCCATATTTGGCTCTATTGGATCAATTGAATAGATTCATTAGAAAAAAATCATCCTTTCTTGTCTTATCCGGTTATTCATTTAACGATGGTCATTTGAATGATGTCATTGTAAGTGCACTAAAGTCAAACCCTACAGCTATGGTTTTAGGATTAATGTATGGTGATTTTAATATTAATGGAAAAGAAAAATATCCTGAAGCATATCGATTAGCTAAAAATCAACATAACTTAAATGTGTGGACTAACGATGCTGCCATTATTGGTACAAATTATGGAAAATGGTTTTACAATGAAAACAATGATGATGACAAAGAGATTTTCAGTTTTATAAAAAGAATTAGCTCAGAAGAGCATAACCAATGTAACTCAAATGTTAGCTTTGGTGATTTTAAGGATTTTACTACATTCTTACAAAGAATCATTGGTTCTATTAAGGATTGA
- a CDS encoding DUF4102 domain-containing protein — protein sequence MAKLAKKLTDTEIKSTKPSDKEINLFDGDGLMLRIAPLSRGGKKNWYFRYAVPVTKKRTKVSLGTYPHLTLARARVLRDEYLSLLANGIDPQVHNNDKANALKDATEHTLQAVARKWLDEKVKTSGISKDHAVDIWRSLERNIFPGLGNVPIKEIRPKLLKQHLDPIEQRGVLETLRRIISRLNEIFRWAATEELIEFNPADNLGQRFSKPKKQNMPALPPSELPRFMAALANASIRLETRMLIEWQLLTWVRPGEAVRARWADIDTENKIWNIPPEFMKMKRPHKVPLSKEALRILENMQPISSHREWVFPSIKTPLTHMHEQTANAALIRMGLGGELVAHGMRSIARTAAEECGKFRTEVLESALAHTKSSEIIAAYNRAEYLVERADLMQWWGDYIQVQKHKAIAA from the coding sequence ATGGCAAAACTCGCAAAAAAACTCACGGATACTGAAATCAAAAGCACTAAACCTTCAGACAAAGAAATCAACTTGTTTGACGGTGATGGCTTAATGCTAAGAATCGCCCCCCTCTCAAGGGGTGGAAAGAAAAATTGGTATTTCAGGTATGCAGTGCCAGTAACTAAAAAGCGAACAAAGGTAAGCCTCGGAACCTACCCCCACCTCACGTTAGCAAGAGCAAGAGTTTTGCGGGATGAATACCTATCCTTACTTGCCAATGGCATCGATCCACAAGTCCATAACAACGATAAAGCTAATGCATTAAAGGATGCTACTGAGCACACGCTCCAAGCCGTTGCTCGAAAGTGGTTAGATGAGAAGGTAAAGACATCAGGTATATCCAAAGACCATGCAGTAGACATCTGGCGTAGTCTTGAACGAAATATCTTCCCCGGATTAGGCAATGTTCCTATCAAAGAGATCCGGCCTAAGTTATTGAAGCAGCATCTTGACCCAATTGAACAACGCGGTGTATTGGAAACCCTGCGCCGAATCATTTCCCGCCTGAATGAAATCTTCCGCTGGGCAGCGACAGAAGAACTTATTGAGTTTAATCCTGCTGATAACCTCGGTCAGCGTTTTAGTAAACCTAAAAAGCAAAATATGCCCGCCCTTCCCCCCAGCGAACTACCAAGATTTATGGCTGCACTGGCGAATGCTTCCATACGGCTGGAAACACGTATGCTGATTGAATGGCAATTGCTTACTTGGGTTCGCCCCGGAGAGGCTGTTCGTGCGCGTTGGGCTGACATCGATACAGAGAACAAAATCTGGAACATACCCCCCGAATTTATGAAGATGAAACGTCCTCATAAGGTGCCGCTCAGCAAAGAAGCTCTTCGTATACTCGAAAATATGCAGCCTATCAGCAGCCATCGAGAGTGGGTATTTCCCAGCATAAAAACCCCACTGACCCATATGCATGAGCAAACAGCCAATGCAGCGTTGATCCGTATGGGGTTAGGTGGTGAATTGGTTGCCCACGGTATGCGATCTATCGCAAGGACAGCAGCAGAGGAATGCGGTAAATTCAGGACGGAAGTTCTTGAATCGGCTTTGGCTCATACTAAAAGCAGTGAGATTATAGCCGCTTACAATCGTGCAGAGTATCTCGTCGAAAGAGCAGATCTTATGCAATGGTGGGGGGATTATATTCAAGTGCAAAAACATAAGGCTATTGCTGCGTGA
- the smpB gene encoding SsrA-binding protein (binds to ssrA RNA (tmRNA) and is required for its successful binding to ribosomes; also appears to function in the trans-translation step by promoting accommodation of tmRNA into the ribosomal A site; SmpB protects the tmRNA from RNase R degradation in Caulobacter crescentus; both the tmRNA and SmpB are regulated in cell cycle-dependent manner; functions in release of stalled ribosomes from damaged mRNAs and targeting proteins for degradation): MTKKKAYKPGSATIAQNKRARHEYFIEEEFEAGLALQGWEVKSLRAGKANISDSYVTFRNGEAFLFGATITPLNVASTHVVCEPMRTRKLLLNKRELDSLLGKVNRDGFTVVALSVYWKNAWVKVKIGVAKGKKDHDKRDDIKDREWQVDKARIMKHANR; the protein is encoded by the coding sequence ATGACAAAGAAAAAAGCATACAAACCCGGTTCCGCAACCATTGCGCAAAATAAACGAGCCCGCCATGAATACTTCATTGAAGAAGAGTTCGAAGCGGGTCTTGCGCTGCAAGGTTGGGAAGTAAAATCTCTGCGTGCTGGCAAAGCCAACATTAGTGATAGCTACGTAACCTTTAGAAATGGCGAAGCCTTCTTGTTTGGCGCCACCATTACGCCGTTGAACGTTGCGTCGACTCATGTTGTCTGCGAGCCAATGCGTACCCGTAAACTGCTGCTAAACAAACGCGAGCTGGATTCGCTGCTCGGTAAAGTTAATCGCGACGGTTTTACCGTAGTTGCCCTTTCCGTATATTGGAAAAATGCTTGGGTTAAAGTTAAAATCGGTGTCGCAAAAGGTAAGAAAGATCACGATAAACGTGATGACATCAAAGATCGTGAATGGCAGGTCGATAAAGCCAGAATAATGAAACACGCTAACCGTTAA
- a CDS encoding ubiquinone-binding protein: MAVDKWYYQRVLCLTGNVMPQISRSALVPFSVEQMYQLVNDVRSYPEFLPGCTGSRVLDVTENEMTAAVDVAKAGISKTFTTRNTLTDNQSINMQLVDGPFRKLMGGWHFTPLSADACKVELHLDFEFTNKLIELAFGKIFKELAGNMVQAFTQRAKEVYSV, encoded by the coding sequence CTGGCGGTAGATAAATGGTATTATCAGCGCGTTTTATGTCTCACAGGAAATGTTATGCCACAGATTAGCCGCTCTGCGTTGGTTCCGTTTAGCGTAGAACAGATGTATCAACTGGTTAATGATGTTCGCTCTTATCCAGAATTTTTGCCTGGTTGCACCGGCAGCCGGGTGCTTGATGTTACTGAAAATGAAATGACGGCCGCAGTTGATGTCGCCAAGGCTGGTATCAGTAAAACGTTTACTACACGCAATACATTGACTGATAACCAGAGCATTAATATGCAATTGGTAGATGGGCCATTTCGGAAATTAATGGGCGGATGGCATTTTACCCCATTAAGTGCAGATGCTTGTAAAGTTGAACTGCACCTGGATTTTGAATTTACCAATAAGCTGATTGAGTTGGCTTTTGGTAAAATATTCAAGGAATTAGCTGGCAATATGGTGCAGGCGTTCACTCAACGTGCTAAAGAGGTATACAGTGTCTGA
- a CDS encoding RnfH family protein: MSEIRVEVVYALPERQYLRTVSLEAGSTVEDAIKASGLLELRSDIDLTKNKVGVYSRPVKLGDKLSTGDRVEIYRPLSADPKELRRQRAEQAKK; the protein is encoded by the coding sequence GTGTCTGAGATTCGCGTTGAGGTGGTTTATGCCTTGCCTGAACGCCAATATTTGCGGACTGTTTCACTTGAGGCTGGCAGTACTGTTGAGGATGCTATCAAAGCATCAGGTTTACTTGAGTTACGATCAGATATTGATCTGACAAAAAATAAAGTGGGTGTTTACAGCCGCCCGGTAAAGCTGGGAGATAAGCTTTCCACGGGTGATCGTGTTGAGATTTATCGCCCTCTGAGCGCAGACCCTAAAGAGTTACGCCGACAACGCGCCGAACAGGCAAAAAAATAA
- a CDS encoding outer membrane protein assembly factor BamE, protein MRCKMLTAAAVMLAMLTAGCSTLEKVVYRPDINQGNYLSPNDASKIHKGMTQQQVAYTLGTPMLQDPFGTKTWFYVFRQQPGHQKVTQQTLTLTFDSSGVLTDIKNEPTLAGN, encoded by the coding sequence ATGCGCTGTAAAATGCTGACTGCCGCCGCTGTGATGCTTGCAATGCTTACTGCGGGTTGTTCAACGCTGGAGAAGGTGGTCTACCGGCCTGATATTAATCAGGGTAACTATTTATCACCTAATGACGCGTCCAAAATTCATAAAGGTATGACCCAGCAACAAGTGGCATATACCTTAGGCACACCAATGCTACAGGACCCGTTTGGCACCAAAACCTGGTTCTATGTGTTCCGCCAACAACCTGGCCACCAGAAAGTAACACAACAGACGTTGACGTTGACCTTTGATAGCAGCGGCGTGCTGACTGATATCAAAAACGAACCAACATTAGCAGGAAATTAA